Proteins encoded by one window of Anaerosalibacter sp. Marseille-P3206:
- the cas5 gene encoding CRISPR-associated protein Cas5 has protein sequence MKTEKVLKINIYQPIAHYREAKIMQDDYIPTLPLPTATTIAGMITYVVGERLESEFKIAVVGDYERKDMSFTRGEWGEFWKGYNNLVKGKDKYIKLKKGEFFDYYKNIYSNRIMYFEELCDVYLTVFFTTESKAEYEKVKKSFLNPKRYMVLGRSEDFVVPRRASKLLEEVEIYTTCIENKREAIKDDIILKNTYVGVDIRDDRYEELLNSGVLYNIPTTYKEYSRRQKVDRVMEYGHFIYLDSEGYYPRSGMFNVYEGENEKIPFVWMKREGE, from the coding sequence ATGAAGACTGAAAAGGTCTTGAAAATCAATATATATCAACCTATAGCTCATTACAGGGAAGCAAAGATAATGCAAGATGACTATATTCCGACTCTTCCCCTTCCAACAGCAACTACCATAGCAGGAATGATTACTTATGTAGTAGGGGAGAGACTGGAATCAGAATTTAAAATTGCAGTAGTTGGTGATTATGAAAGAAAGGATATGAGCTTTACTAGAGGAGAATGGGGAGAATTTTGGAAAGGATACAACAATTTAGTCAAGGGAAAAGATAAATATATAAAATTAAAAAAAGGCGAGTTTTTTGATTATTATAAAAACATATATAGTAATAGAATTATGTATTTTGAGGAACTTTGTGATGTGTATTTGACAGTATTTTTTACAACTGAAAGTAAAGCTGAATACGAAAAGGTGAAGAAATCTTTTTTGAATCCAAAAAGGTATATGGTACTTGGAAGAAGTGAAGATTTTGTGGTTCCCAGAAGAGCAAGTAAATTATTAGAGGAAGTTGAGATATATACAACTTGTATAGAAAACAAGAGAGAAGCAATAAAGGATGATATCATCTTAAAAAATACTTATGTAGGAGTAGATATAAGAGATGATAGATATGAGGAATTATTAAACAGTGGAGTATTGTACAATATCCCTACAACTTATAAAGAATATAGTAGGAGACAAAAAGTAGATAGGGTTATGGAATACGGCCATTTCATATACCTTGATAGTGAAGGATATTATCCTAGAAGTGGAATGTTTAATGTATATGAAGGAGAAAATGAAAAGATTCCTTTTGTCTGGATGAAGAGAGAAGGTGAATAG